A window from Azoarcus sp. DD4 encodes these proteins:
- a CDS encoding integration host factor subunit beta: protein MTKSELIAQLAARFPQLVAKDADYAVKMILDAMSDALARGDRIEIRGFGSFALNYRPPRVGRNPKSGEKVHVPEKYVPHFKAGKELRERVDISG from the coding sequence ATGACCAAATCGGAGCTGATTGCTCAGCTTGCGGCACGTTTTCCGCAGCTGGTTGCAAAGGATGCCGATTACGCGGTCAAGATGATCCTCGATGCGATGTCCGACGCCCTGGCGCGTGGGGATCGTATCGAGATCCGCGGTTTTGGAAGCTTTGCGCTTAATTACCGACCGCCTCGCGTCGGGCGTAATCCCAAGTCCGGCGAGAAGGTGCACGTTCCTGAGAAATACGTTCCGCACTTCAAAGCGGGCAAGGAATTGCGGGAGCGTGTCGATATCAGCGGATGA
- a CDS encoding lipopolysaccharide assembly LapA domain-containing protein, producing the protein MRIVMWLLRFLLFFLLFGFAVKNDHLASLRFFFGGEWQLPVVFVILVSFSAGALLGVTATFASLLRQRREISRLRKQLARAERAPTDAAPPTAVAQAPETL; encoded by the coding sequence ATGCGCATCGTGATGTGGTTGCTTCGCTTCCTGCTGTTCTTCCTGCTCTTCGGGTTCGCGGTCAAGAATGACCATCTCGCGAGCCTGAGATTCTTCTTTGGCGGGGAGTGGCAGCTGCCCGTGGTGTTCGTCATCCTCGTCAGCTTTTCCGCTGGTGCGCTGCTCGGCGTGACGGCGACTTTTGCCTCTCTGCTGCGACAGCGACGCGAGATATCGCGGCTGCGCAAGCAGCTCGCACGTGCGGAACGGGCGCCGACGGATGCTGCTCCGCCGACGGCCGTGGCCCAGGCACCGGAAACCCTTTAA
- the lapB gene encoding lipopolysaccharide assembly protein LapB has translation MEIEFWWLLALPLFFALGWLAARIDIRQVVQESRALPRSYLAGLNFLLNEQPDRAIDSFIEAVRIDPQTIELHFALGSLFRRRGETDRAIRLHQLLVDRDDLSEDQRLQALGELGQDFLKAGLLDRAEAVFLKLRGTRADDVALRYLLEIYQQEKDWVKAIEVAAALPDHEGVMWRKDVASFHCELATSALANSRFDEVRRHVDAALAINRRCVRASLIEGDLFAAQGKDEEALEAWKRIESQDPVYLALAAERVMDAYGRLGRVEQGHMLLRSWLERHASLDLLDELFQWEIEKLGPKAAYDLVREELRRNPTLLGLDKLLEAALLAAPAEQRGDIELVKQLIHGHTRKVARYRCDACGFKARQFHWHCPACGGWETYPPRRTEEFDLEP, from the coding sequence ATGGAAATCGAGTTCTGGTGGCTGCTCGCGCTGCCCCTTTTCTTTGCGCTCGGCTGGCTGGCCGCGCGTATCGACATCCGCCAGGTTGTGCAGGAGTCGAGGGCATTGCCGCGCTCCTATCTGGCCGGTCTGAACTTCCTGCTCAATGAGCAGCCGGATAGGGCGATCGACTCCTTTATCGAGGCGGTACGCATCGACCCTCAGACCATCGAGCTGCATTTCGCCCTCGGCAGCCTGTTTCGGCGGCGGGGGGAGACCGACAGGGCGATCCGTCTCCATCAACTGCTGGTCGATCGCGATGACCTTTCCGAAGACCAGCGTCTGCAGGCGCTGGGGGAACTCGGTCAGGACTTCCTCAAGGCCGGCCTGCTCGACCGCGCTGAAGCGGTGTTCCTGAAGCTGCGCGGCACCCGTGCGGACGACGTTGCGTTGCGCTATTTGCTCGAGATCTACCAGCAGGAAAAGGATTGGGTGAAAGCCATCGAAGTCGCCGCTGCCCTGCCCGACCACGAGGGCGTGATGTGGCGCAAGGATGTCGCAAGCTTTCATTGCGAACTGGCGACTTCCGCGCTGGCGAACTCCCGCTTCGACGAGGTGCGTCGCCACGTGGATGCAGCCCTTGCGATCAATCGCCGCTGCGTGCGGGCAAGCCTGATCGAAGGCGACCTTTTTGCCGCTCAGGGCAAGGACGAAGAGGCGCTGGAAGCGTGGAAGCGCATCGAGAGCCAGGATCCGGTCTACCTCGCGCTCGCCGCCGAGCGGGTGATGGACGCCTACGGTCGGCTCGGCCGGGTCGAGCAAGGCCACATGTTGCTGAGGTCGTGGCTGGAGCGCCATGCGTCGCTGGATCTGCTCGATGAACTCTTCCAGTGGGAGATCGAGAAGCTCGGGCCCAAGGCCGCCTACGATCTGGTGCGCGAGGAACTGCGACGCAATCCGACACTGCTTGGACTCGACAAGCTGCTCGAGGCGGCTCTGTTGGCCGCGCCGGCCGAGCAGCGCGGCGACATCGAGCTGGTCAAGCAACTCATTCATGGCCATACGCGCAAGGTGGCGCGCTACCGTTGCGACGCCTGCGGCTTCAAGGCACGGCAGTTCCACTGGCATTGCCCCGCCTGCGGTGGTTGGGAAACTTACCCGCCGCGGCGTACCGAAGAGTTCGATCTCGAGCCCTGA
- a CDS encoding UDP-glucose/GDP-mannose dehydrogenase family protein, producing MKVTVVGTGYVGLVSGACLADVGNDVLCLDVDPAKIRVLEQGGIPIHEPGLLEVVRRNVAAGRLSFTTDVERAARHGTVQFIAVGTPPDEDGSADLQYVLAAARNIGRHMDAYRVVVDKSTVPVGTGDKVRAAIAEELAARGSELPFSVVSNPEFLKEGAAVEDFMRPDRIIVGAEDERAIEFMRQLYGPFQRNHERLLVMDVRSAELTKYAANAMLATRISFMNELANLAETLGADIELVRQGIGSDPRIGWHFLYAGCGYGGSCFPKDVKALVRTGQENGHNLVLLNAVEEANDAQKLRLVDKIVARFGEDLSGRHFAVWGLAFKPNTDDMREAPSRVILAELFRRGATVQAYDPVAMDEARRIFGDEARLSYVERPMEALDGADALVIVTEWKEFRSPDFERIRSSLRQPVVFDGRNMYDPAVMRSAGIDYHGIGRR from the coding sequence ATGAAGGTTACTGTAGTCGGGACCGGCTATGTCGGGCTGGTAAGCGGTGCGTGTCTTGCCGACGTCGGCAACGATGTGTTGTGCCTGGATGTGGATCCCGCCAAGATCCGCGTGCTCGAGCAGGGAGGGATCCCGATTCACGAACCGGGCCTGCTGGAGGTGGTTCGGCGCAACGTCGCCGCCGGCCGCCTGTCCTTCACCACCGATGTCGAGCGTGCCGCACGGCATGGCACGGTCCAGTTCATCGCCGTCGGTACGCCGCCGGATGAAGATGGATCGGCCGATCTGCAGTACGTGCTCGCCGCTGCCCGCAATATCGGCCGCCACATGGACGCCTACCGTGTGGTCGTGGACAAATCCACGGTACCGGTCGGCACTGGCGACAAGGTAAGGGCGGCGATTGCCGAGGAACTGGCGGCGCGTGGCAGCGAACTTCCGTTCAGCGTCGTCTCCAACCCTGAATTCCTGAAGGAGGGGGCCGCGGTTGAGGATTTCATGCGGCCCGACCGCATCATCGTCGGCGCCGAGGACGAGCGTGCGATCGAATTCATGCGACAGCTTTACGGCCCCTTCCAGCGCAACCACGAGAGGCTGCTGGTGATGGATGTGCGCAGTGCCGAGCTCACCAAATACGCGGCCAATGCGATGCTGGCGACGCGCATCAGTTTCATGAACGAACTCGCCAATCTGGCGGAAACGCTGGGCGCCGACATCGAACTGGTGCGCCAGGGTATCGGCTCCGATCCACGCATCGGCTGGCACTTTCTATACGCAGGTTGCGGTTACGGCGGTTCGTGCTTCCCGAAGGACGTCAAGGCGCTGGTGCGCACCGGACAAGAGAACGGCCATAACCTGGTGCTGCTCAACGCGGTGGAGGAAGCCAACGACGCGCAGAAGCTGCGCCTGGTCGACAAGATCGTCGCGCGCTTCGGCGAGGACTTGTCCGGTCGCCACTTCGCCGTCTGGGGACTTGCGTTCAAGCCGAATACCGATGATATGCGCGAGGCGCCGAGCCGGGTCATCCTGGCCGAGCTTTTCCGTCGGGGAGCGACGGTACAAGCCTACGACCCGGTGGCGATGGACGAGGCGCGCCGCATTTTCGGCGACGAGGCGCGTCTAAGCTACGTCGAGCGCCCGATGGAGGCACTCGATGGTGCCGACGCACTGGTCATCGTGACGGAGTGGAAGGAGTTTCGCAGTCCGGATTTCGAACGTATCCGCAGCAGTCTGCGCCAGCCGGTGGTTTTCGATGGTCGCAACATGTACGACCCGGCGGTGATGCGTTCGGCCGGTATCGATTATCACGGCATCGGCCGACGCTGA
- the cysM gene encoding cysteine synthase CysM: MEFKTLEDYVGNTPLVRMKRINAGRNNVILAKLEGNNPAGSVKDRPALSMVVHAEARGDIKPGDTLIEATSGNTGIALAMAAAMRGYRMILVMPENQSVERRQTMRAFGAELVLTPKEGGMEMARDVAEKMRDEGKGIILDQFANPDNPLAHYEGTGPELWEQTGGTITHFVSSMGTTGTIMGTSRFLKEKNPEIRIVGCQPEEGSQIPGIRKWPEAYLPSIYDKARVDVLEYVSQADAEEMTRRLAREEGIFAGISSGGAMHVALRIAAEVENAVIVTVICDRGDRYLSTGVFPA; this comes from the coding sequence ATGGAATTCAAGACGCTCGAGGACTACGTCGGCAACACGCCGCTGGTGCGGATGAAGCGCATCAACGCCGGACGTAACAACGTCATCCTGGCCAAGCTGGAGGGCAACAACCCAGCCGGTTCGGTGAAGGACAGGCCGGCGCTGTCGATGGTGGTGCATGCCGAGGCCCGCGGCGACATCAAACCGGGTGACACGCTGATCGAAGCGACCAGCGGCAATACCGGGATCGCGCTGGCGATGGCCGCGGCGATGCGCGGTTACCGCATGATTCTCGTCATGCCGGAGAACCAGAGCGTCGAACGTCGGCAGACGATGCGCGCCTTCGGTGCCGAACTGGTGCTGACGCCCAAGGAAGGCGGCATGGAGATGGCGCGCGATGTGGCGGAGAAAATGCGCGACGAGGGCAAGGGCATCATCCTCGACCAGTTCGCCAACCCGGACAACCCGCTGGCGCACTACGAGGGCACCGGCCCAGAACTCTGGGAGCAGACCGGCGGCACCATTACCCACTTCGTCAGCAGCATGGGGACGACGGGCACGATCATGGGGACGTCGCGTTTCCTCAAAGAGAAGAATCCGGAGATACGCATCGTCGGATGCCAGCCGGAAGAGGGGTCGCAGATTCCGGGTATCCGCAAGTGGCCGGAGGCCTACCTGCCGTCGATCTACGACAAGGCACGGGTGGATGTGCTCGAGTACGTCAGTCAGGCCGATGCCGAGGAAATGACGCGCCGTCTGGCGCGCGAGGAAGGCATCTTCGCCGGAATCTCCTCGGGCGGCGCCATGCACGTGGCGCTGCGCATTGCGGCTGAGGTGGAGAATGCGGTGATCGTCACGGTCATCTGCGATCGCGGTGACCGCTATCTCTCGACTGGCGTGTTCCCGGCCTGA
- a CDS encoding YdbL family protein: MKLSQALGAVALVLAAHAFAQSNLDIDSPAITALKASMQQRHAQLAPLYAAGAVGLAADGSVALRDASGVPLPQRGQVNALVAAENADRAALYREIARANSHPEWEAEVRSTFAQRWIERAQAGWWVQRGKDWVKK; encoded by the coding sequence ATGAAGTTGTCCCAAGCGCTGGGGGCTGTCGCCCTCGTGCTCGCTGCTCATGCCTTCGCCCAGAGCAATCTGGACATCGATTCGCCGGCGATCACCGCGTTGAAAGCATCGATGCAGCAGCGTCATGCCCAGCTGGCGCCGCTGTATGCAGCCGGGGCGGTCGGGTTGGCGGCGGACGGTTCGGTCGCCCTGCGCGACGCGTCCGGCGTGCCGTTGCCGCAGCGCGGCCAGGTGAATGCCCTGGTCGCAGCGGAGAACGCCGACCGGGCGGCGCTGTACCGCGAGATCGCCCGCGCCAATAGCCATCCGGAGTGGGAGGCAGAGGTGCGCAGCACGTTCGCGCAGCGCTGGATCGAGCGCGCGCAGGCTGGGTGGTGGGTGCAACGCGGCAAGGATTGGGTGAAGAAGTGA
- a CDS encoding 3'-5' exonuclease: MPVLVFDIETIPDVAGIRNLHDLPPELSDYEVAEFAFQQRRASNGTDFLQHHLQRVVTISCALRDANQFRVFSLSEPDATEAQIIQRFFDGIERYTPQIVSWNGGGFDLPVLHYRGMLHGVSAPRYWDLGDGDYNDSRDFKWNNYISRYHTRHLDLMDMLALYQPRANAPLDELAKLMGYPGKLGMDGSAVWQAWQEGRIAEIRDYCETDVVNTYLVYLRFQRMRGHLDALAWAQEVKVVRDTLERFEAEHWKAFLEAWPAD, encoded by the coding sequence ATGCCGGTGCTGGTGTTCGATATCGAGACGATTCCGGATGTAGCCGGAATCCGCAATCTTCACGATCTACCGCCGGAGCTTTCGGACTACGAGGTCGCCGAGTTCGCTTTTCAGCAGCGGCGGGCGAGCAATGGCACCGATTTCCTGCAGCATCACCTGCAGCGGGTGGTCACGATCTCCTGCGCGTTGCGCGACGCCAACCAGTTTCGCGTGTTCTCGCTGTCCGAGCCGGATGCGACCGAGGCGCAGATCATCCAGCGTTTCTTCGACGGCATCGAGCGCTACACGCCGCAGATCGTATCGTGGAACGGTGGTGGCTTCGATCTCCCGGTGCTGCATTACCGCGGCATGCTGCACGGTGTGTCGGCCCCGCGCTACTGGGATCTGGGCGACGGCGACTACAACGACTCGCGCGATTTCAAGTGGAACAATTACATCAGTCGTTACCACACCCGGCATCTCGACCTGATGGACATGCTTGCGCTCTACCAGCCGCGCGCCAATGCGCCGCTGGACGAGTTGGCCAAGCTCATGGGGTATCCGGGTAAGCTGGGGATGGATGGCTCGGCTGTCTGGCAGGCGTGGCAGGAGGGCAGGATTGCCGAGATCCGCGACTACTGTGAAACCGACGTCGTCAATACCTACCTGGTGTATCTCCGCTTCCAGCGCATGCGCGGGCACCTCGACGCGTTGGCGTGGGCGCAGGAGGTCAAGGTCGTGCGCGATACGCTGGAACGCTTCGAGGCCGAACACTGGAAGGCCTTTCTCGAAGCCTGGCCGGCGGATTGA
- a CDS encoding GlsB/YeaQ/YmgE family stress response membrane protein yields MSIIGTIIIGLIVGLIARLLHPGRDGLGLIMTALLGIGGAMLATYGGQFLGIYRAGQTAGFMGAVVGAIVILFIVARLKR; encoded by the coding sequence ATGTCCATCATTGGAACCATCATCATCGGATTGATCGTCGGCCTGATTGCCAGGTTGCTGCATCCCGGTCGTGACGGCCTGGGCTTGATCATGACCGCTTTGCTAGGCATCGGTGGGGCGATGCTGGCCACCTATGGCGGGCAGTTCCTTGGCATCTATCGCGCAGGGCAAACTGCGGGCTTCATGGGAGCGGTGGTCGGGGCGATCGTGATTCTCTTCATCGTGGCACGTTTGAAGCGCTGA
- the thrS gene encoding threonine--tRNA ligase, whose product MPNITLPDGSVRSFDHPVTVADVAASIGAGLAKAALAGRIDGRLVDLSCRIESDIGLAIVTDKSAEGLDIIRHSTAHLLAHAVKELFPDAQVTIGPVIENGFYYDFSYKRPFTPEDLAAIEKRMAELAKRELPVAREVWARDKAVAFFESIGEHYKAEIIASIPSGEDVSLYRQGDFVDLCRGPHVPSTGKLKVFKLTKLAGAYWRGDSKNEMLQRVYGTAWAKKEDLDAYLHMLEEAEKRDHRKLGRQLDLFHIQEEAPGMVFWHAKGWTLWQQVEQYLRQTIGRHGYQEVKTPQIVDRSLWEKSGHWGMYSDLMFTTQSEKRDYAVKPMNCPCHIQIFNQGLKSYRDLPLRMAEFGSCHRNEPSGSLHGIMRVRNFVQDDAHIFCTDEQVQGEAAAFIALLQKVYADFGFQDIQIKLSTRPEKRVGADEQWDMAEAALAAALDAQGLVYELQPGEGAFYGPKIEFSLKDCLNRVWQCGTLQLDFNLPVRLGAEYVAEDNTKKYPVMLHRAIVGSLERFIGILIEHYAGAMPLWLAPVHAVVMNISEGQADYAADVAEQLKQAGFRVEADLRNEKINYKIREHSVHKLPYQLVVGEKEKAAGVVAVRVRGGQDLGQLSLDKLIERWNGELASRSGPV is encoded by the coding sequence ATGCCGAATATCACGCTTCCCGATGGTTCTGTCCGCAGCTTCGATCATCCGGTTACCGTGGCTGACGTCGCTGCGTCCATCGGTGCCGGCTTGGCCAAGGCGGCGCTGGCCGGACGGATCGACGGCAGGTTGGTCGATCTGTCCTGCCGGATCGAATCGGATATCGGGCTGGCCATCGTCACTGACAAGAGTGCAGAGGGACTCGATATCATTCGCCATTCGACGGCTCACCTTCTTGCTCATGCGGTCAAGGAGTTGTTCCCCGATGCGCAGGTGACGATCGGGCCAGTGATCGAGAACGGGTTCTATTACGACTTCTCGTACAAGCGCCCGTTTACGCCGGAGGATCTCGCTGCGATCGAGAAGCGCATGGCCGAACTCGCCAAGCGTGAGCTTCCGGTGGCGCGTGAAGTGTGGGCGCGTGACAAGGCTGTGGCGTTCTTCGAGTCGATCGGTGAGCACTACAAGGCGGAGATCATTGCCTCCATTCCCTCTGGCGAGGATGTATCTCTCTACCGCCAAGGCGATTTCGTCGACCTGTGCCGCGGGCCCCACGTCCCGTCGACCGGTAAGCTCAAGGTGTTCAAGCTGACCAAGCTTGCAGGTGCTTACTGGCGCGGTGATTCCAAGAACGAGATGCTGCAGCGGGTCTACGGCACCGCGTGGGCGAAGAAGGAAGATCTCGACGCCTATCTCCATATGCTGGAGGAGGCTGAGAAACGGGATCACCGCAAGCTCGGTCGTCAGCTCGATCTCTTTCATATCCAGGAAGAGGCGCCGGGCATGGTGTTCTGGCATGCCAAGGGCTGGACTCTCTGGCAGCAGGTCGAACAGTATCTTCGCCAGACCATTGGCCGCCATGGCTACCAGGAAGTGAAGACGCCTCAGATCGTCGATCGTTCGCTTTGGGAGAAGTCAGGTCACTGGGGCATGTACTCCGATCTCATGTTCACCACGCAGTCGGAGAAGCGCGACTACGCGGTAAAGCCGATGAACTGCCCCTGCCACATCCAGATCTTTAACCAGGGCTTGAAGAGCTATCGCGACTTGCCGCTGCGCATGGCGGAATTCGGTTCCTGTCACCGCAACGAACCGTCGGGATCGTTGCACGGCATCATGCGGGTGCGCAATTTTGTGCAGGATGATGCCCACATCTTCTGCACGGACGAGCAGGTGCAGGGCGAGGCGGCGGCCTTCATAGCGTTGTTGCAGAAGGTGTATGCCGACTTCGGATTCCAGGATATACAGATCAAGCTGTCGACCCGGCCGGAGAAGCGAGTCGGCGCCGACGAGCAGTGGGACATGGCCGAGGCTGCGCTGGCGGCAGCCCTCGACGCACAAGGCTTGGTCTACGAGCTCCAGCCGGGCGAGGGTGCGTTCTATGGTCCGAAGATCGAGTTTTCACTCAAGGATTGCCTGAACCGGGTGTGGCAGTGCGGCACGCTGCAGCTGGATTTCAACCTGCCTGTACGTCTCGGTGCGGAGTACGTCGCCGAAGACAACACCAAGAAGTATCCGGTGATGCTGCATCGTGCCATCGTCGGCTCGCTCGAGCGCTTCATCGGCATCCTGATCGAGCATTACGCCGGTGCGATGCCGCTGTGGCTGGCGCCGGTGCATGCGGTGGTGATGAATATCTCCGAAGGCCAGGCTGACTACGCTGCCGACGTTGCCGAGCAGCTCAAGCAGGCCGGTTTCAGGGTCGAGGCTGATTTGCGTAACGAAAAGATTAACTATAAAATCCGCGAACATAGCGTGCACAAGCTACCTTATCAGCTCGTGGTCGGCGAAAAAGAAAAGGCCGCGGGTGTCGTGGCTGTGCGCGTCCGGGGTGGTCAAGACCTTGGCCAACTGTCCCTAGATAAGTTGATCGAACGCTGGAACGGCGAACTGGCTTCGCGCTCCGGTCCGGTCTGA
- the infC gene encoding translation initiation factor IF-3 — protein sequence MAQDNKKQRVNGEINASEVRLVGEDGEQLGIVSLNAALNAAEEAGLDLVEIAPMAKPPVCKIMDFGKFKYQEQKKAHEARLKQKQVQVKEVKLRPGTDENDYQIKLRNLRRFLEEGDKCKVTLRFRGREMAHQEFGLRQLERVKADLEELGQVEQMPKMEGRQMIMVIAPKKNR from the coding sequence ATCGCTCAAGATAACAAGAAGCAGCGCGTTAACGGGGAGATCAACGCATCGGAAGTGCGTCTGGTCGGTGAAGATGGCGAACAACTCGGCATCGTTTCCCTGAACGCCGCACTGAACGCCGCCGAAGAGGCGGGGCTTGATCTCGTCGAAATCGCACCGATGGCGAAGCCGCCGGTGTGCAAGATCATGGACTTCGGCAAGTTCAAGTATCAGGAGCAGAAGAAGGCCCACGAAGCCCGTTTGAAGCAGAAACAGGTGCAGGTGAAGGAGGTCAAGCTCCGTCCCGGTACCGATGAGAACGACTACCAGATCAAGTTGCGCAATCTGAGGCGCTTTCTGGAAGAAGGTGACAAGTGCAAGGTCACCTTGCGTTTCCGCGGCCGCGAAATGGCGCACCAGGAGTTTGGCCTGCGTCAGCTTGAGCGCGTGAAGGCGGATCTCGAAGAACTTGGCCAGGTCGAGCAGATGCCCAAGATGGAAGGGCGTCAGATGATCATGGTGATAGCGCCGAAGAAGAATCGCTGA
- the rpmI gene encoding 50S ribosomal protein L35, whose translation MPKMKTKSSAKKRFKVRASGGIKRSQAFKRHILTKKTTKSKRQLRGMTEVHASDEKLIRAMLPYA comes from the coding sequence ATGCCCAAGATGAAGACCAAGAGCAGCGCCAAAAAGCGGTTCAAGGTGCGTGCCAGCGGTGGGATCAAGCGGTCCCAGGCGTTCAAGCGCCACATCCTTACCAAGAAGACCACCAAGAGCAAGCGCCAGCTGCGCGGCATGACCGAAGTCCATGCCAGCGACGAGAAGCTGATCCGCGCCATGCTGCCTTACGCTTGA
- the rplT gene encoding 50S ribosomal protein L20, whose translation MPRVKRGVTARARHKKVLDQAKGYRGRRKNVYRIAKQAVMKAGQYAYRDRRQRKRQFRALWIARINAAARELGLTYSTFMNGLKKAAVEVDRKVLADLAVFDKPAFAALAEQARAKLAA comes from the coding sequence ATGCCCCGAGTTAAACGTGGTGTAACTGCCCGCGCACGTCATAAGAAAGTCCTCGACCAGGCCAAGGGTTACCGCGGCCGCCGCAAGAACGTATACCGCATCGCCAAACAGGCGGTGATGAAGGCCGGTCAGTACGCCTACCGCGACCGTCGTCAGCGCAAGCGCCAGTTCCGAGCCCTGTGGATTGCCCGTATCAATGCGGCCGCCCGCGAGCTGGGCTTGACCTACAGCACCTTCATGAACGGTCTGAAGAAGGCCGCCGTCGAAGTGGACCGCAAAGTCCTGGCCGATCTGGCCGTGTTCGACAAGCCGGCGTTTGCCGCACTCGCCGAGCAAGCCCGGGCCAAACTCGCTGCGTAA
- the pheS gene encoding phenylalanine--tRNA ligase subunit alpha: protein MDNLDQLVQQAEAEFAAAADGAQLEQAKARYLGKSGALTERLKTLGKLAPEQRREAGAAINRVKEAIETALEKRRDALREAALLAQLAAEALDVTLPGRGTVAGGLHPVSRTLERIEALFRSIGFVVADGPEIETDWHNFTALNTPENHPARSMHDTFYLEGRDDVLLRTHTSPVQIRTMLDHVKRHADLEVMPEIRVIIPGRVYRVDSDATHSPMFHQVEGLWVGEKVSFADLKGVIADFLRKFFETEDLQVRFRPSFFPFTEPSAEIDVAFMSGALEGRWLEIAGCGMVHPNVLRFGGIDPERYTGFAFGMGPDRLTMLRYGVNDLRLFFEGDVRFLSQFR, encoded by the coding sequence ATGGATAACCTGGATCAACTGGTTCAACAGGCCGAAGCGGAGTTCGCGGCGGCTGCAGACGGCGCTCAGCTCGAGCAGGCGAAAGCACGCTACCTCGGCAAGAGCGGTGCGCTGACGGAGAGGCTCAAGACGCTGGGCAAGCTCGCACCCGAGCAGCGGCGCGAGGCCGGTGCCGCGATCAACCGTGTCAAGGAAGCCATCGAGACGGCGCTGGAGAAGCGTCGCGATGCGTTGCGCGAGGCTGCGCTTCTCGCCCAGCTCGCCGCTGAAGCGCTGGATGTGACCCTGCCCGGGCGCGGTACCGTTGCAGGTGGCCTGCATCCGGTCAGCCGCACGCTCGAACGCATCGAGGCATTGTTCCGTTCGATCGGATTCGTGGTGGCCGATGGGCCCGAGATCGAGACCGACTGGCACAACTTCACCGCGCTCAACACGCCGGAAAATCATCCGGCCCGTTCGATGCACGACACCTTCTACTTGGAAGGGCGTGACGACGTGCTGCTGCGTACCCACACCAGCCCGGTGCAGATCCGCACGATGCTTGACCATGTGAAGCGGCATGCGGATCTGGAGGTGATGCCTGAGATTCGGGTGATCATTCCCGGTCGCGTCTACCGGGTCGACTCCGATGCGACGCATTCGCCGATGTTCCATCAGGTTGAAGGCCTGTGGGTCGGTGAAAAGGTGAGCTTTGCCGACCTCAAGGGCGTGATCGCGGATTTCTTGCGCAAATTCTTCGAAACGGAAGATCTGCAGGTCCGCTTCCGGCCGTCCTTCTTCCCGTTCACCGAGCCGTCGGCTGAGATCGACGTGGCCTTCATGAGTGGAGCCCTCGAAGGGCGCTGGCTGGAAATCGCAGGCTGCGGCATGGTGCATCCCAATGTGTTGCGCTTCGGCGGAATCGATCCAGAGCGCTACACCGGATTCGCTTTCGGCATGGGACCGGACCGTCTGACGATGCTGCGTTACGGCGTGAATGACCTGCGCCTGTTCTTCGAAGGCGACGTGCGCTTCTTGAGCCAATTCAGGTAA